From the genome of Botrytis cinerea B05.10 chromosome 7, complete sequence:
CCTACTGGCAAGAACGAGCTCTACCTTCGTCGAACAATTGGATTGAAAAAGGACGAATATTCTTTGGACAAGAAAAATGCCACGAAAACTGATGTTCTTAATCTTCTGGAAACCGCCGGTTTTTCTAGGTCGAATCCATATTACATTGTGCCCCAAGGACGTGTTACAGCTCTTACCAATATGAAAGATGGCGAGAGATTAAACTTATTGAAAGAAGTGGCTGGAACCCAAGTCTATGAGCAACGCCGTACTGAGTCCCTGAAGATTATGACagatactaataataaaCGAGCCAAGATTGATGAGTTGTTGGAATACATTAAGGAGCGTCTAGCAGAActagaggaggagaaggaagaattgaGAGGTTACCAAGAGAAAGATAAGGATCGTCGATGTCTACAATACGCTTTCTTTCACCAGGAACAAGTCGCAATTGCCGAAAAGTTGGAGGAAATTGATGAGTTCAGACagggtggtggtgatggtgacgAGAACAGGGACGCATTCATGGAAGGAGAAAAGGCTATCGCCCAACTAGACACACAAATCAAACAGTTGACTCGACAAATGGAGCTTCTCAGAGTAGATAGACGTCAATTGGAGGAGGACAGGCGGGATACCGCAAAAGCTCGGGCCAAGATCGAATTAGACGTCAAAACCTTGACAGCCAACCAATCGTCCACAGAACAATCGCGTGTAAGGCATCAGCAGGAGCTGAATTCCGTGAAGGAGGAAATAGCTTCGAAGGAAGCTGAACTTGCACAATTACTCCCGGATTTTACCAGTCGAAAAGCTAGCGAAGCCGAAGTTAAGAGAAATCTTGACGAAGCGGAGGCTGGCAGAAATAGACTCTACGCGAAACAAGCTCGCAGCAACCAATTTAGGACAAAGGCTGAACGTGATCAATTTTTaaggaaggaaattgaagagctCAACTCCACAATTGGATCGCAAAAGGCAAATCGAATCGATGGTGATGAAGAGGTGAATAATGTGCAATCTGAAATCCGAAATTTGGAAACCGAAATATCTGGTCTCCAGGAGCGATTAGACGGATGGAGCGGCAACAGAATAGCCTTGGCTGAAGAGGTTTCTACCGCCAAAGAATCTTTGGAGAAATTACAGGATGAGAGAAAATTGCTACGAAGAGAGGACGAAAAGCTCCACTCGGTCATAGAAGATGCTCGCAAAGAAGTTCTTCAAGCCGAGTCGGAATTAGCAAAGACCATGGATAGTGCCACATCTCGTGGTTTAGCCACTGTCAGACGTCTCAAGAGGCAGCACAACATCCAAGGAGCATACGGCACTCTAGCAGAACTCCTTGAAGTGGAAGACATTTATCGAGTAGCTGTGGAACAGACCGCCGGTAGCAGTCTGTTCAATTACGTCGTTGATAACGAAGAAACAGCAACGCAACTTATTAATGCTTTAAACGCGGACAAGGGCGGAAGACTTACATTTGTTCCTTTAAGTCAACTTAGATTCAAACCAGGTAACTTGCCAAATGCATCTGATGCCATACCTATGTTGAGCAAGATTCGGTACGACAAGAAGTATCAACCAGCCTTCGAGCAAGTATTCGGTAAAACCATTGTTTGTCCTAACCTCACGATTGCCGCGCAGTATGCAAGAAGTCACGGATGCAATGCCATTACACCAGACGGCGATACCACAAATAGGAAAGGTGCCTTGACTGGTGGATATCTTAATCCAAAAGAATCAAGACTTCAAGCTGTTCGTGCACTTACCAAATGGCGGGATGAGTACGAAACATTGAAGGTGCGACAAGATGAGATTAGAAAGGAAATTGAgcaaaaagatcaagaaatcaCAGCCGCGTATACTGAAGAGCAAAAGGCTAGTCAAAAGGAGCACAAATTTGTCGACAGCCTAGATCCATTAAAGTCAGGGCTGAGATCAAAACAAGCGCATCGTGAACGACAGATTGCACAGCTTGAACAACTTCTTCGCAATCAAGCAGATGTTCTTAAATTGTTGAAAGACCATGCTGCCAAAATTGCTGATTACGAGGCAGAAATCGCGTCCGACTTCAAGAAGGCATTGTCGGCTAATGAGGAGCGACAGCTTGAACAGCTCAATGCTTCTGTCCAGGATCTACAAAAGCAATGGAACGAACACAGCAGAAGTCGAAGAGATCTCGAGAGCCGTAAACAGATGATTGAGGTTGATCTCCGTGAAAATCTTAGACTTCGGCTTGATCAATTGAATAGTCAAGAATTCGACCTTGCTACCGGTAGTGGTTCTGGTAATTTGAAGGAATCCCAAAGAGAATTGAAGCGTATCACCAAGGCCTCAAGTGCTGTTGAGTCAAAGCTcaaggaaaatgaaaagcaaTTGGAAGAAGCCGAatcaaacatcaacaatTTGGAACAGGAGAGGAATCGCCAAGAAGACGAACAGAACAAGGTTGCTGCATTAATCGAGAAGCACCagaagaggatggagaagagtaTTGCTCGAAAGGCCATCCTTACCACTAGTGCTGCAGATTGCGCCAAGAACATTCGCGACCTGGGTGTCTTGCCCGATGAAGCATTTGAAAAGTATAAGGATTATGATCCAAAATCTGTAAGCAAACTTTCACGATAAGTTTTTTGTCCTGTACACTAACATTTTTAGATTCAATCTCGACTCAAAAAGGTTCAAGAAGCTCTCAAGAAGTATAAACACGTTAACAAGAAGGCATTCGAACAATACAATCAATTCACAACTCAGCGTGATAGTTTGACTAAACGTAGGAAGGAACTCGATGATTCCCAATCATCAATTCAGGAACTCGTTGAAGTCCTTGATCAACGTAAGGATGAAGCCATTGAGCGAACATTCAAGCAAGTATCTAGGGAGTTTGCTCAAATTTTCGAGCGTCTTGTCCCAGCTGGTCGTGGTCGCCTTGTTATTCAACGTAAAACAGACCGTCGTgtgagagaggaagaagattcgGATGAAGAAGCACGGGATAGTGTTGAGAATTATGTTGGTGTTGGAATCAGTGTTAGCTTCAATAGTAAACACGATGATCAACAACGTATTCAACAATTATCTGGTGGACAAAAGAGTATGTCATTCCACTCCGCAAACTCTTCATTCAATATACTAATTTGCCTTCCCTGTAGGTCTATGCGCCCTTGCCCTTGTCTTTGCAATCCAACAATGTGACCCAGCTCCTTTCTATCtctttgatgaaattgacGCAAATCTTGATGCTCAATACCGTACCGCTGTAGCTCAAATGCTCAAGGAAATCTCAGCCAAACAATCGCAAGCTTCTCAATCGCAGGATAATTCAGATGAAGAATCCgataatgaagaagatggtgaaGGTGGttccaagaaacaaaaagtcATGGGTGGACAATTCATCTGCACTACATTCAGACCAGAGATGGTATTAGTGGCAAATAAATGTTATGGTGTTACTTTCCATAACAAGACTAGTGGGATTGGTGTTGTTGGAAAGGAAGATGCGTTAAGCTTCGTCGATGGAGAGGCTCCAAAATAGGTGCATTGAGAGGGAAGTTATCGGTTTTGATGTGTGTATTAGGAGAAAGTGATTCGGCGTTACTTTTGTTGTATCTTCTCCTAATTACAATTGAAATGTGtaatttattgtatttagCTTTGGCTTACTGTGCTTTATAGGAGTGAAGAGGATGGATATATTGTGGTGAAAGGTTGGCCATGTTAGGAAACACTCAATGTCTAGCTAGTAGTGAGCGAAGCGTTATTACATATgaacttcaattgaaaatggtTGAGATTTTGTGTGTCATATATTCATTATCTTCTAGTTGATTTTATGTAAGTTGAGAACACTCATATAAAAGCTATACCTGTCCATGAAACAATAGGATTCGTTGTTGTCCCGCCTCTATTTGACACCCTAGTTAATGTCGATTTGACGGAGAGAAATGAGACAATGCATAAGAATAGATTGCAAGGTACGGGATAAGTCCAACATATATTGTCTCTAAGCAGGGGCATTGAATGTTGTCTGGGCGTACTCTATTCACTGTCGGGGCATCTCCCGTACCCTTTTTCTTTGACCTGTAAAAATACACCAATCAACCCAAAGAATTTATACTTGAGATCCAATAAAACAGtccttctcatctcaacAGTGGCACTATCGTCATTATTCTGCTCCCTTTCACCAgagaattttaattttcattgTCACTGATATTTTATGCTAGATCCCATCTCACCCAATCTAAATAGAGACGTAAACCCCACATCAAAATCCCATAAGAAAGCACGGAAGATGTTGCGATCGATCTTCTTGAGGATATAATAAGTTTTACCTTCACTCACCAAGGCCCCTTGTCGAAAGTCTTCCCGCATGTTAAGGTCAGGAATATGGAGGTTAGAATAATAAGTGTTACGTACCACATATATATTTGCTCAGCAGGTATATTAGACGACGAGCAACCGAATAGTGCATCAGATTTGCGGTAGCTAGTGTTATGTGAATGATCTTTGATAGTTGGTAGATGATTCACCAGTATAAGTGGAGATCGGGCTGAGTTGGCAGGCTTTCCTGGATGTTCTATGAGTACACGGGTATAAAAGGCAATGATTTTGGGGGGAACTAAAGCATACCTAGGCAGAAGATAAGTAAAGTTGCTTCCAAGAGACGGCGGCGCTGATTGGAAGTAAATGTATAAAATGATGGGTTGTTAGTATGGCTCAGAGAGTTCAGTATAGCGATGATCAATAGGAAGCGTTCTCTCATGGCACGGCTCTACATCTAAAAACTGGGATATATTGTTGTCAAGATAGTTATAGTTTTTACCATACCTTAGATATTGTTGTCCTTGAAAAGTATTATCAGACATGATGCGGCGCAGCTCAACTGCAGAATATGAGAGCGATATACACGGGGTTATCAGTTCAATGAAGAGcaagattttgaatcttcCCGTACTAAGTCCGCCTTGAAGTGGGATGCTCATCTACTGATTTCTTCGCATTAGCATGCGATTTACAAACTTAACTTTCCTTcccaatctcatcatctacgcttctcattctcttttctcatGAATCTCCAGCTAATGTGTAATCTACTCACTAAATTTGCGTGATACAAGGGGCCCGCAAGCTATCGCTAGGTGGAACCCGAAGATTCTTGCGAACCTTTGCTTCAGCTTCATATTCACGGTATATTCTTCAGCCGTTCCTTCAGCATACTTAAAATTCGATTCCAATCTAGTGTCTTTCCAACAGCTGTTGTCACTATAGCCTCTTCTTTGTTGCTATCATCTTATTTTCCCGAAAATCGAGGAATATTCACTGAAAATGTGTCTCGTTTGGCTGAATTtgttaaaaagaaaagctccaaatatatattttgacTCATAAAATTCAGTGCAAGTTTCTTGGGCACTACTATAATAGAAATCGAACTTTGAAGATATGACCACTCTAAAAAATATCTTTGCTTGCCATTATGCAACCGAGAATTTGAACAATTGTTCGCTGGGTCATCACTTTATCATTTTCacaaaatttcgaaatttgaCAACAACCGGTCAAGTTCCTCAAGAAGTAGtatcaataattttcattgaaacaacgacaacaaaagaaaatgtttTGTTCCCTACTCTCCGAGAATCTTCCTCCTGTCACGTAGCTTTTTCCCAGTACGTGTGCTCAGCTTAGCTCAGCACAAACTCACCCCTTTTCTCCACCCGCCTATGGCCTCAcccctttctctccctaTTCGATCCCACTACCGCCCCCCTTCCTCTGAAAAGCTTACGGAACCTGTCACCACAAATACCGGAGTAAAGTAAAAGGTAATAAAAAGCAGataaagtaaaataaaataccTAAATCCCACGCCCTTCCTATTAATAAACAGCAAGAAATAAACTCATCGATGAGTCCCCCAAGAGTTGTTCGTGTCATTACTACCCTTGAACGTCTAATGGCTGAACTGACTTCTGCACTTTCTTTTCTGACTgtattatttgtttttgtggCGATGAAAATTTGTGGAGGATTGAGCGATTGCGATTttcatgatgattgatttgatgttgagtttgatACACTAGAATAATAATGCTATGCTGATTTTGGTGGGAAGCATGAATGAAATATGATGGCATTTCGGGGGTGATGCAAAGTGTGGAGGTGTTGTTGAAACCGTCGATATTATTTATAGTGAATGTATGTGATGCTGAAATGGATATGGTGTAATTATCTGAAAATGTGCAAACTTGGCGGCCAAGAAGTGTCGTTTGATGAAAATAAGAGTGGTGTTGTAAGAAACAGAGCAGTGATGGTTTCAGTAAACAATTTGTATTGATGATAGAAGATGACGAGGCAAGCACATTCATCACTTTCCTTTTCAGTTGACCGGGCCCTCAGTCTTATACATTTCCACGCCAACTTCGAACGATTTGAAATCTACCCAGGGAGCTCCTTCGCAAGTAAACTCGCAATTGAACATTTGATCTGTTTGGTTGGCATCATCTCTTCCTGCTCTCACTTCCGGGAGGAGAATTTGTTCGTAAGTAGTATGATGctcctcaacttcttccttGGGTTTGATTTCCTTGAGGAGGTATTCGGAAGCAGCATGATTTGCCATTTCTAATACCGTGTATAGCTTGCCCGAGTCTGCAAATCCAATAGTATGGTTTTTCATACAGACTTTCTGGGTTTTGGggtcaatttcttcaacgaCTTTCTCAAATCGAACCATGTAGTATTGAGTAGCAAACATCGGTCGTACCAGTGTTGGATCATATTTGTCAATATCTTCGGTGTTCATTGGCTTAAATTCAACAAAAATCTTGGTAGTCTTCTGTTTGTCGTGAATGATTTGGCCATGATACATACGGTCTGAATCCCATCTTTCCAGAATTTCCCGTTGTCTGAACATTTTATTTCTGTGTTCGTTGACAAGCATCTGTGCGTACTTGTTGgccttttcaatatcaaggAACTTCTTTTTGAGAATTGCTTCGTCTTCACATTCGTGAAGTGTCACTTGCGTCATGACCATATATAAATTGACCATTTCATATGATGCGGGCTGCTGAGGTTTGGGAGGTATTTTTTTGGCCATTTGAATCGGTCCTGCAAGTAACGTTGATTGGGTCTCTAGATTACTGGAAGACCGTGGAGCGGATTGTCCCTCAAAGTATCTTGTCATATTGGGCATTGGTAGGACGATCTGAGCACTATGTTCATCGGGGTTGAGTGTAGTGGTTGCTTCTTGAGCCTCTCCTTCGAAATTtggatcttcttcaagaaaatCTTCTATCTCTTTCTCGAAAGCAATGTCTTCCTCAGTCCGAGTTTCTAATTGAACCACATCACTCTTTTCGACATCTTCTTTAGCCTCGGTGTTGTTTTTTCGAGCGTGCTCTATGTACATTTCCGTAGTCTCTTCGTCCATCGGATCTTCTACAGACTCCTCAGACTCGTCCGAGTCAAAAATTGGTTCcagtttcttcttcggttGTGGTTGGGCACGCTGAGCTGCATGCAATTGAGCCCGTTCTTTCATAATTTCGGCCGTTTTAATCTTATGCTCTTTCAGAGTTAGAGCCGGaggatcatcatcttcttcaatttgattagaATCACTGGCAGTATCGGAGGATGAGATTTGCGCCGCGGGCATGCTAGAATGGTTAAGTATATTTATTCTAGAAAGAggttcatgttcatgttcgTTAAATGAAGCCTTTTCTCCCGCACGATTTTTCTTTCGTTTTTGCTCACGCTTGAATTTTCAGTTAGTGTAAATACATAACGGTGGCTTAGTGTAGAAACGTACCTCTCGCTTCTCCATCAACTTGTCAAGTCTAGCTTCCAGCTCAGAATTACCTAATATCCTACCCTCTTTATGAGCCTCTTCGATGagttctttctctttcctcttgcGATACTCAACTGTTCTCTTCTTCGCAGATGCAGCTTTTCTCCCCTCCAATCTTGCCCTGTTCGAATTTTCCTTCCGAGCCTGTGCCGCAGCCTGGACTCTTTGGCGATtagcttcaatttcctctCGCTCTGCTTGTGAAATCAGACGAGTTTCTGGTCTAATTGAAGTAGTAGTAAATGCTACtggtggaggaagagggggaggTAAAGTCAATGGAAGTGGGCGGGGTTTCAAGACTGTAAGGTCTGTGGAAGAGTTCTCAGTGAAATTCTGAAAACCTTCTGACTGTTCACGAGGAACGTATCCTTCGGGCTCATGTCCGGCTAGAGGCTGTAATTTAACACTGAATATGGAATCTCCTAATGCCTTTGTTAGCGGCTGGATACGTTTTTTCTTTGGCGTGCTTTTCGATGGTGCTTTAGAAACTTCCCGTGGAGCAACCTTTTGAGCAAATATTTCGGGGTTTGGCTCTGCGGGTATGGAATTTGCTCGTTTTTGCTTGGCAGCTGCATTCTCGTTTGCTCTTTTTTTTCGAATGGCTTCTCGCTCCGCGTCCCTATCTTCGAGAGTCTTGTCACCACTTGGATTGTGAATTGTCTTGGCAAAGATCTCAGTTATACTAGTAGGAGGTCGATCATGCTCTATGGACTGAACAATTGTCGAGTCACTACTAAAGCTCCCagtgaaattttgaagatcaTTCGAAATTTGCTGTTCTGGAGTGGCTTCCACAACTGTCTTTCGATTGTCTGAAACGAACAGTGAATCTTCATCCTCGACTTCGGTGATTATTGAAGGTGTGGCTTGAGTAGATGAAGTATTTGCTGTATGTGAAGTATCAGTACCGTTTACAGGTGTTATTTGGGTCTGTGTAGTGGGCAATGAACTTTCATCGTCAATTTCCATGCTTGTTGAAAGCCTGACTTGAGGAGGCTGAGAGTTGACTCTGTTCGAGATACCGTCCAAAGCCGTAGACTTTCTCGCAGGCTTCAATTCCGCAATCGATTTTGCTTTAACTTGCGCCTCAAGTTTTTCCAATTGTCGTTTCATTCGCTCAAACTTAGcttcattctcttttctttctttttctgcaGCTTGGACATTTTCCTCGATGACCTTGGATGCAGccaaatctctttctttcttctcttgtagTAACTTGTTTGCCGCCTTACGTCTCTCGTCTGCATTCTGTTGCTCCttcaatgattgatgatggcGTTCGGCATCACGTTTGGCTTTTTTTGCTGctgcttctttctccttctcggCCTGCTCAGCCGCTTTCCTCtcgttctctttcttggCTCTTGCTTCATTCTTCTTTCGCTTCCTCTCAGCATCAATGAGATCTTGCTTCTCTTTTTGTTCCCGCACTCTTTGAGCTTCCAAACGTTTAGCTTCTTCACGCTCTCTCATTTCTTCCTCAGTTTCACCAATAACTTCTCCGAAAAGCTCCGCTTGCAAAGCCTCATTATCTGCATTGAGTTCTTGTCGGATGATCTTCTCGGCTGCTTGTCGTTGTCGTATGTTTTCTTCAGTTTGTTGTCCATTATTAGGACTAGATTTAATGACTTGGTGCTGATGAGTATTTTGACCAGGTTGTTGTCCAGTTTTAGTGCCAAGACCATCCTGCTCAGAGATCTCCATTGGAGCCGATACTTTCATTGGGCCTCTCCTTGTTGGAGTCCAGTGCTGAGGTATAAAAGGCATTGCACTGCGGGCATAAACAGTACTTTCTGGAGTAACGAGATCAATAGTGACGCCCGGATTGTTAGATCTATTTGAGTCTCTGGATGGAGTCTGATGAACCTGTTCTGCGACTTCGGAGTTTTTCCTTCGAAATACACTAGACTTTGGTAGAGCATTTATGAAGTTCATGGGAGCATTATGAGCTCTCACTTGAGACTTAGATCTGCGGCGAAGATCATTTTCCAATGGTGTGTCATAaacatcgtcgtcatcaatGAGACCATAATCAACCGTTCGGGCTTGACTTGAATAGTTCTGTATGCGATCAGACGCAACTGATCTGATTCTAACTGGTTGATTCTTTGGCATATGTGGGAGTGGCTTCATCGAGGCAGATTTATCAATTCTCCCTTTCAATCTGTTAGCAGAGTAAGGTTTGGGTACAGCAGATTCAAAGCTTGGCCATAATGGCGAGCGAAGTTGGGGCTTCTTTCCCTGCTTTTGAATTCTGACACTGTACATACCATTTTCAGTGCCCAGATATTGAACATCGCTATTGTCGTTTGAGATTCTTGGGGCTAGACTTTGTGCACGAGAATAACTATGacgtttttttttcttgggtGCACCGACTAGTTCGCGATTGGCTTTTGAACTTTCTTGACGACTTCGGCCAGCTGTTCTATGAGCATCTGTACCAGATGACATAGATCCGTAGGTTGACTCCTCCCTCATGCGCCTCTTAGTTTGAGCATTGTTAGGTGAAAAGACACTTGGCTCTTTGTCGAACTGCCGGTTGTAATCTTTCATTGTAACATAACCTTGGTCCTCATACAAGTCTCTTGCAAGCGAATGACTACGGGCGACCGATGTTCTGCTAACTGCTGAGGTGtttttgaaactttcatACTCTTCGAAAACATCATTTGCAACACTCTTATATCGAGCGTCATTGCGGGCAACGGATTCATTGCGAGACCGCGGGATCGCTGAGATGTGATCATATATAACCTCCTCTACGTTTGTTGTGCGGCCACGTTCAATTCGATTTGGGTGTTCACTCTGATGTCGCTTCCGTCTGTCCTTCGCAGGTTGAGCGGGACTTGTCAcccttttattattaatctgtGGTTGTTGCAAGACGACAGGATATTCATCAGATGAGCTTCCATCGTCTGAAAAGTCTTGATAAAGCTTCATGGGCGCGATCAGACCTCTGAGTTGTGAATGAGATGTTTTTGGTTGTTCGTAGTATTGATGCTGCGGGTCCGGTTGTGCCTTAGAGTGATGAGATGTTTCTCTCTTGAATCGAGGCTGAGATTGGTTCCTAGAACTACCACTTGGCAAGGGATCAGGATCCCATGTATCGTCAAGCTCCATTTTCGACATCAAATTCTTCAGAAGATTGTTGAAAGATGAAAGCGTCAGTGATGTAGATATGAAGTGATGAAGTATAAGGGTAACTGGAAGCCGAAAAGGATAAGGGAGCTAAGTTTATTGGATCTGACAGGTCGTCAGTGAAAATTCACAATAAATTTCGAACGTTTGAAAGTTGTTGTGTTGAATAAGTGCGGGGTAAAATCTATGTGTAAAGATGAACGAAGGGGGGTAGAAGGCTGGAAGGAGGGGAAGTCAGGGATGCAACTCGAGAAGCATGATCAAGACTtcattgaataatataaataggTAC
Proteins encoded in this window:
- the Bcsmc3 gene encoding Bcsmc3 produces the protein MVYIKQINIQGFKSYKDQTLIDEFSPATNVIVGRNGSGKSNFFAAIRFVLSDAYTQMGREERQALLHEGSGSAVMSAYVEIIFDNSDGRFPTGKNELYLRRTIGLKKDEYSLDKKNATKTDVLNLLETAGFSRSNPYYIVPQGRVTALTNMKDGERLNLLKEVAGTQVYEQRRTESLKIMTDTNNKRAKIDELLEYIKERLAELEEEKEELRGYQEKDKDRRCLQYAFFHQEQVAIAEKLEEIDEFRQGGGDGDENRDAFMEGEKAIAQLDTQIKQLTRQMELLRVDRRQLEEDRRDTAKARAKIELDVKTLTANQSSTEQSRVRHQQELNSVKEEIASKEAELAQLLPDFTSRKASEAEVKRNLDEAEAGRNRLYAKQARSNQFRTKAERDQFLRKEIEELNSTIGSQKANRIDGDEEVNNVQSEIRNLETEISGLQERLDGWSGNRIALAEEVSTAKESLEKLQDERKLLRREDEKLHSVIEDARKEVLQAESELAKTMDSATSRGLATVRRLKRQHNIQGAYGTLAELLEVEDIYRVAVEQTAGSSLFNYVVDNEETATQLINALNADKGGRLTFVPLSQLRFKPGNLPNASDAIPMLSKIRYDKKYQPAFEQVFGKTIVCPNLTIAAQYARSHGCNAITPDGDTTNRKGALTGGYLNPKESRLQAVRALTKWRDEYETLKVRQDEIRKEIEQKDQEITAAYTEEQKASQKEHKFVDSLDPLKSGLRSKQAHRERQIAQLEQLLRNQADVLKLLKDHAAKIADYEAEIASDFKKALSANEERQLEQLNASVQDLQKQWNEHSRSRRDLESRKQMIEVDLRENLRLRLDQLNSQEFDLATGSGSGNLKESQRELKRITKASSAVESKLKENEKQLEEAESNINNLEQERNRQEDEQNKVAALIEKHQKRMEKSIARKAILTTSAADCAKNIRDLGVLPDEAFEKYKDYDPKSIQSRLKKVQEALKKYKHVNKKAFEQYNQFTTQRDSLTKRRKELDDSQSSIQELVEVLDQRKDEAIERTFKQVSREFAQIFERLVPAGRGRLVIQRKTDRRVREEEDSDEEARDSVENYVGVGISVSFNSKHDDQQRIQQLSGGQKSLCALALVFAIQQCDPAPFYLFDEIDANLDAQYRTAVAQMLKEISAKQSQASQSQDNSDEESDNEEDGEGGSKKQKVMGGQFICTTFRPEMVLVANKCYGVTFHNKTSGIGVVGKEDALSFVDGEAPK